In Novosphingobium kaempferiae, the DNA window GAGCGTCTCGGCACCACCGTGGGCGACCGTGGCCGTGTCGGGCGTCTTGGTGGCGACGAGTTCCAGGTCATCCTCCACGGAGCACAGAACCGCGAGGGTCTCGCCCATCTGGCGCGCCGCATCATCGAGAACCTGTCGCAGCCCTACACCATAGAGGGCGCGCGCGTTGTCATCGGCGCCTCGGTCGGCATCGCGCTGTGTCCGGACGACGGCATGACGTCGGACGCGCTGATCCGCAACGCGGACCTCGCACTCTATGCGGCCAAGGGCGGGGGGCGCGGGCGACATCACTTCTATGACGAGGATCTGCACTCCGACGCCAAGGAGCGGCAGCAGCTCGAACAGGATCTGCGCGACGCCATCGCCAGCGGCTCGCTGGAACTGCACTACCAGCCGCAGGTGCGCACCACGACCGAGCGGATCACCGGCTACGAAGCGCTGTTGCGCTGGAACCATCCGGTCCACGGCTACATCTCGCCCGCCAAGTTCGTGCCGGTGGCCGAGGAAACCGGCTTGGTTGCGCAGATCGGCGAATGGGCGCTGCGCACCGCCTGCGCCGACCTCGCGAAGTGGCCCGAGGAAGTTCGCGTGGCGGTCAACGTCTCGCCGCTGCAGTTCGCCAACCCGGCGCTCCCGGCCATCGTCACCAGCGCCATCGCGGGGGCTGGCATCTCTCCCTCCCGACTGGAGCTGGAGATCACCGAGAGCGTCTTCCTCAGCGACGACAAGACCACCGAGGCCATGTTCAGCGCGCTCAAGAACCTTGGCGTCCGGCTGGCGCTCGACGATTTCGGGACGGGCTATTCGTCGCTCGGCTATCTGAAGAAGGCACCGTTCGACAAGATCAAGATCGACCAGAGCTTCGTGCGCGGCGCGACCATTCAGGGCAGCCGCAACGGGGCGATCATCTCCTCGATCGTGAACCTCGCCGAAGCACTCGGCATGGAGACCACGGCGGAAGGCGTCGAGACGCTGGACGAGCTGGATCTCGTGCGGATGCTGGGATGCAGCCATGTTCAGGGCTACATCTACGAACGCGCGCTGACGGCACCCGCCGTGGCGGCGCAACTGGCGCAGGGTCTCATCGCGGTCGCCAAGGGCCCGCGCTCCGCTCGCCCGCCGCGCCAGACGATGCTGCGCAAGGTCGTGCTGGAGCACGGCTCACACACTTACGACGGGACGATCCGCAACATCTCCCAGACCGGGGCGATGATCGAGGGGCTGTGGAATGTGCCGGTGGGCACGAACTTCGGCGTCCACCTGTCCGAAGGCTATGTCGTCATGGCGACTTCGCGCTGGTGCAAGGAGGATCGCCTCGGCCTCGAATTCGCGCAGGCGCTGGAACTCGACGACAACGGCGCGGTCCAGTTCATGCCCGCGCGGATGCGGCGGGAACGGGCTGAGGGCGGCTTGTTGCGCCGCACTGCATGATTTGATCGCCGTTTTTCGCATTTTCCCGGCGCAGGGGTGATTTCACACCGGCGGAAAATGCTCTAACGGCGCTTCCATGACCGAACTCGCGCAGATCCGTAACTTCAGCATCATTGCCCACATCGACCATGGCAAGTCGACCCTCGCCGACCGTCTGATCCAGACCACCGGCGGCCTGTCCGAGCGCGAGATGAGCGCGCAGGTGCTCGACAACATGGACATCGAGAAGGAACGCGGCATCACCATCAAGGCGCAGACCGTGCGCCTGAACTACACCGCGTCCGACGGGCTGACCTATGAGCTGAACCTCATGGACACGCCTGGCCACGTCGACTTCGCCTACGAAGTCAGCCGCAGCCTTGCCGCCTGCGAAGGCGCGCTGCTGGTGGTCGACGCGGCGCAGGGCGTGGAAGCGCAGACGCTCGCGAACGTCTACCAGTCGATCGAGCACGACCATGAGATCGTGCCCGTCATCAACAAGATCGACCTCCCTGCCGCCGAACCTGAGAAGGTGCGCAACGAGATCGAGGAAGTGATCGGGATCGACGCTTCCGAGGCCGTCATGGCGAGCGCGAAGTCGGGCATCGGCATCGCCGAAGTGCTCGAAGCCGTCGTCAGGAAGATCCCGCCGCCGAAGGGCGAGCGCGACAAGCCGCTCAAGGCGATGCTGGTCGATTCGTGGTACGACCCGTACCTCGGCGTCGTTATTCTGGTGCGCGTCATCGACGGCGTCATCAAGAAGGGCCTCGCGGTCAAGTTCATGCAGGGCGGAACCGACCATCTGGTCGACCGCGTCGGCTGCTTCACGCCCAAGCGCATCGACCTGCCCGAACTAGGCCCGGGCGAGATCGGCTTCATCACCGCGCAGATCAAGGAAGTCGAACAGGCCAAGGTCGGCGACACCATCACCACCGTGAAGCAGGGCGCCACCGAGGCGCTGCCGGGCTACAAGGAAGTGCAGCCGGTGGTGTTCTGCGGCCTGTTCCCGGTCGATGCCAACGACTTCGAAAAGCTGCGCGAATCGATCGGCAAGCTGCGTCTCAACGACGCCTCGTTCAGCTTCGAAATGGAATCGAGCGCGGCGCTGGGCTTCGGTTTCCGCTGCGGCTTCCTCGGCCTGCTGCATCTGGAGATCATCCAGGAACGCCTCAGCCGCGAATACGACCTCGACCTCATCACCACGGCGCCTTCGGTGGTCTATCGTCTGACGATGACTGACGGCAGCGTGAAGGAACTGCACAACCCCTCCGACATGCCCGATCCGGTCAAGATCGACTTCATGGAGGAGCCGTGGATCAAGGCGGTGATCTACACGCCGGACGAGTATCTCGGCTCGATCCTCAAGCTATGCCAGGACCGTCGCGGTATCCAGAAGGATCTCACGTATGTCGGCGGCCGCGCGCAGGTGACTTATGATCTGCCGCTCAATGAAGTGGTGTTCGACTTTTACGATCGCCTGAAGTCGATCAGCCGCGGCTACGCCAGCTTCGACTACGAGCAGACCGGGCTTCAGGAGGGGGACCTCGTGATGATGAACATCCTCGTCAACAACGAGCCGGTCGATGCGCTGTCGATGATCGTCCATCGCAGCCAGGCCGAACCGCGCGGGCGCGCGCTGGTCGAACGGCTCAAGGAACTGATCCCGCGCCACATGTTCAAGGTGCCGATCCAGGCCGCAATCGGGGCCAAGGTCATCGCGCGCGAGACGATCAGCGCCATGCGCAAGGACGTGACCGCCAAGTGCTATGGCGGCGACATCAGCCGCAAGAAGAAGCTCCTCGACAAGCAGAAGGAAGGCAAGAAGCGCATGCGCGAATACGGCAACGTCCAGATTCCGCAGGAAGCCTTCATCGCCGCCCTCCGGATGGGCGAGGAATAATTTTTTCCTCACCCGTTACGGGTCCAGCTTTCCAGCAGCGTTAATTAACCTGCGACACGGCGGGTGCCCTGTCGTGTCGCAGTAGCGCTAACCGGACGAACGGCGGCGCTGTTGCGTGGAAAATACGGTCGGCCGAAGGTGCGGGGCTTGAACAGCTCCGGCACCGAGGCCAATTCATTCACGGAGGCGGGGCAGGTCTCTGGCAGGGCATGGTGAATAGCGATCGTCAGGAACAGATGCCGCTTCGCGCAGTAGAGGGCGCCACGCTGCTGCACATCTTCCCGGGACTGACACCCAAGCAGCATGAGGTGCTGCGATACGTGTCGGAAAACCGGACCAGCAAGGAAATCGCCTGGGAACTCGGCATCTCCGAGAGTGCGGTGAACCAGCGCATCGAAGGCGTGCGCATCCGTACAGGGTCGCCGCCTCGGGCCGAACTCGCACGCGCTTACAGGCAGTATCTGCTGGAAGTGGCGGCAGCCTGTAATCCGATACCAGATAAGATTCCTCAGGTTCCCGAAGTCCAGTCCGATCCGGCAATCGGGGCTCAGGACGACAGGGCAGTGCCGCTCACTCTCTCGGATGCCATGACCTACACGGTCACGGCGCCGTGGCAGCGGGAGAGTTACGGCCAGGTCGTCCCGGAGGTGCTCGATGGAGCAAACGCCGGGCTCAGTCGGACCGCAGCGATGGTTGCCATCGCCGTGGGCATGCTGCTGGCAGCGATGGTCGCGCTTGGCGTGGTCCGCGCGCTGGCAGACCTGATCTGACGGCCTTGTTCCAGCCTCCTGCATCCAGGTTATGGGTCGCACCGCAAGAGCCGGCGCGGCCTCAGGGGGATACCCATGTCCATTTCCATTGCGGCCGCCACGGCCCGAATTGCACGACAGCTTCCCGAAGCGGAACTTTCCCTCGACTCAGCACTGCTCGCCTCGGCGCGGCTGATGGAGTCCATGATCCTCGCCCGCGGGGCCGAGGGCATTCAGGTCTTCACCGGTCAGACCGCGCTGATGCGTCTCGCCAAGGCGCAGCGCACCCTTATCGAGAGTCAGAACGACATGATGCGCGTTCACCAGGAACTGCGCGAGATTGGTCGCGAGGTGAAGGCTGTCGGCGACGACGCCGGCAGCTGCCCTACCGAGCCTGCAGGCAGCGCGGATCTTCGCATCGTCGCCTGACATGTACCGGTATCCGGCCGGGATCGCGAGGGCAGCGGCATGCCTGAGCAATCCTGGCTGGAGTTCCTCTGGTATCACAAGGATAAGGCGCAGTTCGTCGTCTATGCCCTGCTGTTTATCTACTGCCTGCGTCGCGCGGCTGCGCCTGAGCGTATTCTCTCTGGCGTGCTGTTCACGATGCTCGTGGTGGACAAGCTGCACCATTTCGCGCTGGGCGGGTCGTTCCTCGTCCGGCACACCAATATCGGGCATCTGGCGATCGACGTGCTCGTCATGGCGTGCACGTTCACGATCGCGCTCCATGCCAACCGGGTCTATCCGCTGTGGATAGCGGGGGCGCAGATCATCGCGCTGTTCGGCCACCTCTATCGCTTCACGCTGGAGGAGATCAACCGGTTCGCCTACGATGTGATGTCGATCACGCCATCGTACATCCAGTTCGTGGCGATGAGCCTGGGGGTCGCATATCACATGTCGCGGCACAGGAAGCTGGGCAGCTATCCGTCCTGGCGGCGCTCCTGGCCCCCTATGCCGGTCCCACAGGCGAGGACATCGCAAGGCGGCTGATCCGGCACTTCGGATCGCTGCGCACCATATATTCTGCGTCGATCGATGCTCTGCGCACTGCGCTCGCGGAGGCGGGGGAGGATCGCCCCGGCATCGCGGAAGCCATCGCCGCTGCCCGCCGCATGGCCGAAGCCGCTTCGCGCGAGGTTCTGCTCGGCGTGCCGATCGCTTCCGACACCAGCGCCTTCCATCGCTATCTCGTCACGCGGCTTGGCAGTCGGCGCGAGGAGTGCGTGCTGGTGTTCTTCTTCAACGAGGAAGGCGTCTACATCGCCGAGGACATCTATACCGGCGGGAAGCGATCCGAATGCCGGATACCGCTGCGCCGCACGGTGCGGCGCGCTTTCGATCTCGATGCGCGGCGTGTGGTGCTGGCGCACAACCATCCATCGGGCGCGGCAAGGCCAAGCGGTTGCGACATCGCGACGACCGCGCAGTTCCGGCAGGTCGTCGAGCCGCTGGAAATAAGGCTCGATGATCATTTCATCGTTGCCGGCAACAATGTCGCCAGCATGAGGATGCTGGGCATTTTCTAGGAGGGCACGGCCTCCGGTGGCCCGACAGCAGTTGGCCTATGCGAGGATTTATCTCGTTTAAGGTTCATCGTCCGGAGGTGGCGCATAGGATGGGCCGAAAACCGCGGCTTCGGAGTATCTGCGCATGACGACAGCGATCTTTCCGATGGCGGGCCTGAGTTTCGAGGTCGATTACGGTGATCTCAATGCGACGAACGCCTACGACAGCGATGGTCTGTCGATGACATACGCGATCACCGCGGGAGCATCCGAAGGCGCGACAGGCACCGTTTCGTTCGAGTGGCGAAGTCTGCCTGGAGGAGCCTATGCGATCTCGTGGCAGGAAGCGGATGGCGCGACAGTCACCCACATAGACGATTTCGAGGGACAGCGTTCGCTCTCGTTCTACACGACGCCCGATCTGCAGTTCTACCGCCTCGAAGGATCGCTGAAGCCATTCGCGTCCTGATCCGGCGGAACGGAGATGCGCCCGGATTCGCGCACCTCCGCTCGTCCGGTCAGTCTAGTTCTTGAGGCGCAGGCTCACGAACAGCGTGCGACCTGCCTCCGGATAGCCGTCGACCGTGGTGTAGTTCTCGTCGAACAGGTTGCGGCCGCCGATGCCGAGGGTGGCGAAGTCGGTCACATCGAAGTCCACGCGCAGGTTCGCCAGCGCGTAGCTGCCGATCTTGTAGTAGCGGGTGCCCGCGGTGTTCACCGTCCAGCGGCTCGACGCAACATCGAGGCTGGGGAGCACGCGCAGCGCCGGGATCGGCGACCACTCGGCCCAGACGAAGCCCGAGTGCTCCGGCACGCCGGTCGGGTGGAAGGCGGCGTTCGAGGGATCGTCCAGCTTGCGGTGGACCCAGCCATAGTTCGCGCCTGCGCGAAGCGTCTCGCCGATCTGCGCGGTCGCCGAGATTTCCCCGCCGTAGTAGTCGCCCGAACCGACATTGCGGCTCTGCGACACGGCGTTGTCGGTGCAGACGCCCGCCGGGGTGCAGGTGCGGTAGATGAACGGGAACGCGATGATCGCGTCATCCACCTTGGCGTACCAGCCCGTAGCCTCGACGCGCAGCGGCCCGAACTGGCGCGCGCCGCCCAGTTCGAACTGCGTCGCACGCTCGGCATCAAGGTTGGGGTTGGAGACGGCGCCGCCGAAGCGGGTGCTGAACCGCTCGAAGATGGTCGGGAACCGGGCGCGCGAGGACACCGAGAGATGCACGTCGGTATCGGCGTCGGGCGTCCACAGCAGCTGGCCCTGCGCGTTCCAGGCATCGCCGTTACGGATGGGGTAATAGATGAACGCGCCGCTGGTGTAGTCTTCCGCGCGGGCAAGATCGCGCCAATCGTAGCTGAAGCCCGCCACCAGTTCGAGCTGCGGGGTCAGCTTGTAGCCGTTCTCGATCGCGGCGCTGTAGGTGGTTTCTTCCGTGGTCTGCCACGGCTCCCACGCGCCGCTGGGGAAGCTCTGCTGGATCTCGCGGTGACGGTCGGAGCGGTAGTGGAACGAGATGCTCAGGCGCTCCGCCTCGCTGGGGCGCAGGTCGAGCTGGGCCGAGCCGCCATAGGCGCGATCGGAATAGGCGCTGTTGAACGAACTGCCGCGCGTTTGCGTGCTGAGGCGCGCATCGTCGAAGCTGTCGAGGCTGTTCTTGAAAGTGTTGTAGTAAATGCGCGTGCGCAGCGTCGCGATGTCGCCAAGCTGGGTGTTGGACAGGAAGTAGACGTTCTGGAGGTTCCAGTACGGCCAGGTCCAGTAGCGCAGGCCGGTGGTGTCGGAGACGTGGAGCGGGGCCAGCTTCTCGCCTTCCTGGCGGGTGAAGCTGATCGCGTATTCGTCGGTCGCGTTGGGCGTAAAGCCGACCTTGGCGTTGACGCGCCAGTCTTCGGAGCGGGAGAAATCGCGCTCGCCGCCGTCCTCGTTGCGGGCGGCGTCGAACTTGTTCGAGAGATCCCAGTGGTCGGTGAAGTTGCGTGCGTAGCTTGCCTGCGCGTACCACTTCTCATGCCGCGTTCCGAGCGAGACGAAGCCGGTGTAGCCCGCGTAGTCCACGTCGTTGTCGAGGTTCAGGCTGAAGCGCGCCTCGGCGTCCAGTTCCTTCTCGGGCTTGCGGGTGACGAGGTTGACCGCACCGCCCATCGCGCCGGGGCCGTTGAGGACCGAGACGTAGCCCTTGGCGACCTGGATCTCGGCGACGTCGGGCGTCAGGAAGCGGCCGTAGTCGAGCCGCCCGTCGGCGGGCAGGTAGACACGGATGCCGTCGATCGAAAGCGGCACCTGGAAACGGTCGAACCCGCGCACGAAGATCAGCCGCTCGTTGCGCGAATTGCCGGACAGGCCAGACGTGACGCCCGGGATCAGCTTGACCGCCTCGTCCAGCGTATCGCGCGAGAAGTCGTAGATCGCCTCGGCATTGACGGTGGTGGTCGTGATGTCGCTGTCCTGCACGCGCGGCGCGGTGACGACGATCTGGCCGAGGCCGAAGGTGTTGCCGGTGTCGGCAGGCTCGTCCGCCGCGAGGGCCGGTGCGCCCATGCACGCCAACGCAGCGGCCATTGCCGTGGTGATCCGGTATTTCATGATAATCCCCCTTGAACCGTATTCGAATTCGCGCTTGGAATGAATCTGTATACCGCCGTACATAATTACACCGGGCAGTACATAAATATATCCTTCTGTATATGGATAAAGCGGAGCCATGACCATGAGACGAATACTCGGCGTGACCCTTCTCGCAGTGCTGGCGTCGAGCCCGGTGCGCGCGGCGGAACCTATGGCGG includes these proteins:
- the lepA gene encoding translation elongation factor 4; protein product: MTELAQIRNFSIIAHIDHGKSTLADRLIQTTGGLSEREMSAQVLDNMDIEKERGITIKAQTVRLNYTASDGLTYELNLMDTPGHVDFAYEVSRSLAACEGALLVVDAAQGVEAQTLANVYQSIEHDHEIVPVINKIDLPAAEPEKVRNEIEEVIGIDASEAVMASAKSGIGIAEVLEAVVRKIPPPKGERDKPLKAMLVDSWYDPYLGVVILVRVIDGVIKKGLAVKFMQGGTDHLVDRVGCFTPKRIDLPELGPGEIGFITAQIKEVEQAKVGDTITTVKQGATEALPGYKEVQPVVFCGLFPVDANDFEKLRESIGKLRLNDASFSFEMESSAALGFGFRCGFLGLLHLEIIQERLSREYDLDLITTAPSVVYRLTMTDGSVKELHNPSDMPDPVKIDFMEEPWIKAVIYTPDEYLGSILKLCQDRRGIQKDLTYVGGRAQVTYDLPLNEVVFDFYDRLKSISRGYASFDYEQTGLQEGDLVMMNILVNNEPVDALSMIVHRSQAEPRGRALVERLKELIPRHMFKVPIQAAIGAKVIARETISAMRKDVTAKCYGGDISRKKKLLDKQKEGKKRMREYGNVQIPQEAFIAALRMGEE
- a CDS encoding TonB-dependent receptor plug domain-containing protein, producing the protein MKYRITTAMAAALACMGAPALAADEPADTGNTFGLGQIVVTAPRVQDSDITTTTVNAEAIYDFSRDTLDEAVKLIPGVTSGLSGNSRNERLIFVRGFDRFQVPLSIDGIRVYLPADGRLDYGRFLTPDVAEIQVAKGYVSVLNGPGAMGGAVNLVTRKPEKELDAEARFSLNLDNDVDYAGYTGFVSLGTRHEKWYAQASYARNFTDHWDLSNKFDAARNEDGGERDFSRSEDWRVNAKVGFTPNATDEYAISFTRQEGEKLAPLHVSDTTGLRYWTWPYWNLQNVYFLSNTQLGDIATLRTRIYYNTFKNSLDSFDDARLSTQTRGSSFNSAYSDRAYGGSAQLDLRPSEAERLSISFHYRSDRHREIQQSFPSGAWEPWQTTEETTYSAAIENGYKLTPQLELVAGFSYDWRDLARAEDYTSGAFIYYPIRNGDAWNAQGQLLWTPDADTDVHLSVSSRARFPTIFERFSTRFGGAVSNPNLDAERATQFELGGARQFGPLRVEATGWYAKVDDAIIAFPFIYRTCTPAGVCTDNAVSQSRNVGSGDYYGGEISATAQIGETLRAGANYGWVHRKLDDPSNAAFHPTGVPEHSGFVWAEWSPIPALRVLPSLDVASSRWTVNTAGTRYYKIGSYALANLRVDFDVTDFATLGIGGRNLFDENYTTVDGYPEAGRTLFVSLRLKN
- a CDS encoding EAL domain-containing protein, whose product is MAKLGLRGERQAAHSGAGGGRVPESSVPDDDPTAGSAEEASTPAPSAVGGFARFRARPGVEDMLHYLTCRRWLLMAPGLLLCAVLMSLISGAFPDAVSAACLALGMTLCLPATLYARLERRIAHDGWQRYPLLVLAVVLPMGLFGFGAARWTHLHPGLGWEVTVNIYVIAILMATALLQSRLTSVVGATIGLWGGASLFGGSIAAFTLLAIGGLIGLMMAISQARAASSESLHFAEREREQRRAEQLLHEYEQTGQGWFWETDRQGRITYVSNTIARLLGRDVSDLEGKPFTGLFMLEAAGQQGERTLVFHLNTRSSFQDLGVRAATGERDERWWSISGRPVLDQFNNFMGFRGSGTDLTEKRRSQAHVTQLARFDSLTKLANRFQMSEWLEKILTSPRIETRACAVFLLDLDRFKAVNDTMGHPAGDALLKQVAERLGTTVGDRGRVGRLGGDEFQVILHGAQNREGLAHLARRIIENLSQPYTIEGARVVIGASVGIALCPDDGMTSDALIRNADLALYAAKGGGRGRHHFYDEDLHSDAKERQQLEQDLRDAIASGSLELHYQPQVRTTTERITGYEALLRWNHPVHGYISPAKFVPVAEETGLVAQIGEWALRTACADLAKWPEEVRVAVNVSPLQFANPALPAIVTSAIAGAGISPSRLELEITESVFLSDDKTTEAMFSALKNLGVRLALDDFGTGYSSLGYLKKAPFDKIKIDQSFVRGATIQGSRNGAIISSIVNLAEALGMETTAEGVETLDELDLVRMLGCSHVQGYIYERALTAPAVAAQLAQGLIAVAKGPRSARPPRQTMLRKVVLEHGSHTYDGTIRNISQTGAMIEGLWNVPVGTNFGVHLSEGYVVMATSRWCKEDRLGLEFAQALELDDNGAVQFMPARMRRERAEGGLLRRTA
- a CDS encoding helix-turn-helix transcriptional regulator; the encoded protein is MVNSDRQEQMPLRAVEGATLLHIFPGLTPKQHEVLRYVSENRTSKEIAWELGISESAVNQRIEGVRIRTGSPPRAELARAYRQYLLEVAAACNPIPDKIPQVPEVQSDPAIGAQDDRAVPLTLSDAMTYTVTAPWQRESYGQVVPEVLDGANAGLSRTAAMVAIAVGMLLAAMVALGVVRALADLI
- a CDS encoding JAB domain-containing protein, producing the protein MAEAASREVLLGVPIASDTSAFHRYLVTRLGSRREECVLVFFFNEEGVYIAEDIYTGGKRSECRIPLRRTVRRAFDLDARRVVLAHNHPSGAARPSGCDIATTAQFRQVVEPLEIRLDDHFIVAGNNVASMRMLGIF
- a CDS encoding MoaF-related domain-containing protein; its protein translation is MTTAIFPMAGLSFEVDYGDLNATNAYDSDGLSMTYAITAGASEGATGTVSFEWRSLPGGAYAISWQEADGATVTHIDDFEGQRSLSFYTTPDLQFYRLEGSLKPFAS